Proteins from a single region of Streptomyces vinaceus:
- a CDS encoding acyl-CoA dehydrogenase family protein — protein sequence MSATQPVQPKVTEREARQVAEAAREQDWRKPSFAKELFLGHFRLDLIHPHPMPADEDVRRGEAFLARLRAFCETEIDGPRIEREAKIPDETVRGLKELGALGMKIDPKYGGLGLTQVYYNKALALVGSVSPAIGALLSAHQSIGVPQPLKMFGTQEQKETFLPRCATTAISAFLLTEPDVGSDPARLATTAVPDGEDAYVLDGVKLWTTNGVVADLLVVMARVPKSENHRGGITAFVVEADSPGITVEHRNSFMGLRGLENGVTRFHRVRVPAAQRIGAEGAGLKIALTTLNTGRLSLPAMCVGAGKWCLKIAREWSAVREQWGRPVARHEAVGAKISFIAATTFALEAVVDLASQMADEDRNDIRIEAALAKLYGSEMACLMADELVQIRGGRGFETAESLAARGERAVPAEQMLRDLRINRIFEGSTEIMHLLIAREAVDAHLSVAGDLIDPEKALGDKARAGARAAGFYARWLPKLATGPGHVPGTYRAFHPAGHPDLSGHLRYVERSARKLARSTFYAMSRWQGRMETKQGFLGRIVDIGAELFAMSAACVRAEHLRASGEHGREAYQLADAFCRQSRIRVEELFGRLWSNTDDLDRKVVAGVLSGTYTWLEEGVLDPSGDGPWIADATPGPSTHKNVHRPLR from the coding sequence ATGTCCGCAACACAGCCCGTACAGCCCAAGGTGACCGAGCGCGAGGCACGGCAGGTCGCGGAAGCGGCCCGGGAACAGGACTGGCGCAAGCCCAGCTTCGCCAAGGAGCTGTTCCTCGGACACTTCCGGCTGGACCTGATCCACCCGCACCCGATGCCCGCGGACGAGGACGTCCGGCGCGGCGAGGCCTTCCTGGCCCGGCTGCGGGCGTTCTGCGAGACCGAGATCGACGGACCGCGCATCGAGCGCGAGGCCAAGATCCCTGACGAGACCGTGCGCGGGCTCAAGGAACTCGGCGCCCTCGGCATGAAGATCGACCCCAAGTACGGGGGCCTGGGCCTCACCCAGGTGTACTACAACAAGGCGCTGGCCCTCGTCGGCTCCGTCAGCCCCGCCATCGGCGCCCTGCTCTCCGCGCACCAGTCGATCGGCGTCCCGCAGCCGCTGAAGATGTTCGGCACGCAGGAGCAGAAGGAAACCTTCCTGCCGCGCTGCGCGACCACCGCCATCAGCGCCTTCCTGCTGACCGAACCGGACGTCGGCTCCGACCCGGCGCGCCTGGCCACCACCGCCGTCCCGGACGGGGAGGACGCGTACGTCCTCGACGGGGTGAAGCTCTGGACCACCAACGGGGTCGTCGCGGACCTGCTGGTGGTGATGGCCCGCGTCCCGAAGTCGGAGAACCACCGCGGCGGGATCACCGCCTTCGTCGTCGAGGCCGACTCCCCCGGCATCACGGTCGAGCACCGCAACTCCTTCATGGGCCTGCGCGGCCTGGAGAACGGCGTCACCCGCTTCCACCGGGTCCGGGTGCCGGCCGCGCAGCGCATCGGCGCCGAGGGAGCCGGCCTGAAGATCGCGCTGACCACGCTGAACACCGGCCGGCTGTCCCTGCCCGCCATGTGCGTCGGCGCCGGCAAGTGGTGCCTGAAGATCGCCCGCGAATGGTCCGCCGTCCGCGAGCAGTGGGGCCGCCCGGTCGCCAGGCACGAGGCCGTCGGCGCCAAGATCTCCTTCATCGCCGCCACCACCTTCGCCCTCGAAGCCGTCGTGGACCTGGCCTCCCAGATGGCCGACGAGGACCGCAACGACATCCGCATCGAGGCCGCCCTCGCCAAGCTCTACGGCAGCGAGATGGCCTGCCTGATGGCCGACGAGCTCGTGCAGATCCGCGGCGGGCGCGGCTTCGAGACCGCCGAATCGCTGGCCGCCCGCGGCGAGCGGGCCGTCCCCGCCGAGCAGATGCTGCGCGACCTGCGCATCAACCGGATCTTCGAGGGCTCCACCGAGATCATGCACCTGCTGATCGCCCGCGAGGCCGTGGACGCCCACCTGTCGGTCGCCGGCGACCTCATCGACCCCGAGAAGGCGCTCGGCGACAAGGCCAGGGCCGGCGCCCGAGCCGCCGGGTTCTACGCCCGCTGGCTGCCCAAGCTGGCCACCGGCCCCGGCCACGTCCCCGGCACGTACCGGGCCTTCCACCCGGCCGGCCACCCCGACCTCTCCGGCCACCTGCGCTACGTCGAGCGCAGCGCCCGCAAACTCGCCCGGTCCACCTTCTACGCCATGTCCCGCTGGCAGGGCCGGATGGAGACCAAGCAGGGCTTCCTCGGCCGGATCGTCGACATCGGAGCCGAGCTCTTCGCGATGAGCGCGGCCTGCGTGCGCGCCGAGCACCTGCGGGCCTCCGGGGAGCACGGCCGCGAGGCCTACCAGCTGGCCGACGCCTTCTGCCGGCAGTCCCGGATCCGCGTCGAGGAGCTCTTCGGTCGGCTGTGGTCCAACACCGACGACCTGGACCGCAAGGTCGTCGCGGGCGTGCTCTCCGGCACCTACACCTGGCTGGAGGAGGGCGTGCTCGACCCCTCCGGGGACGGCCCCTGGATCGCGGACGCCACTCCCGGCCCCTCGACTCACAAAAACGTGCACCGTCCCCTGCGCTGA
- a CDS encoding aldehyde dehydrogenase family protein, protein MTSTHAFWLAGRQATGEDSFDVHSPWDNRLVGTVSVPTDAQVEEAVAAAYAVTAEFSATPAHVRAAALDHVSKRLAERTEEIAQLISAENGKPIKWARGEVGRAVSVFRFAAEEARRFNGGEAQRLDTDAGGVGRLALTRRFVKGPVLGIAPFNFPLNLCAHKVAPAIAVGAPIILKPAPATPLSGLILGELLAETDLPAGSWSVLPVANEKMPALVKDERLPVISFTGSDKVGYAIQQSVPHKHCTLELGGNAAAVVLDDWSSEADLDWAATRIATFSNYQAGQSCISVQRVIADASVYDRLVEKVVEKVRAQVTGDPSDSATDVGPLVSEDAAKRVESWVDEAVSAGAKLLTGGKREGASYEPTVIADLPADTTLAVEEVFGPVLTLTKVENTDEAFAAVNDSKFGLQTGVFTRNIQTAFRAHRELEVGGVIVGDAPSYRADQMPYGGVKQSGVGREGVRYAMDDYTYERVLVLTGLDI, encoded by the coding sequence ATGACTTCCACCCACGCCTTCTGGCTCGCCGGCCGCCAGGCCACCGGCGAGGACAGCTTCGACGTCCACTCCCCGTGGGACAACCGGCTCGTCGGCACCGTCAGCGTGCCCACCGACGCCCAGGTCGAAGAGGCCGTGGCCGCGGCGTACGCCGTGACCGCAGAATTCTCCGCGACTCCCGCCCATGTCCGCGCCGCCGCCCTGGACCACGTGTCCAAGCGGCTCGCCGAGCGCACCGAGGAGATCGCCCAGCTGATCTCCGCCGAGAACGGCAAGCCCATCAAGTGGGCCCGCGGTGAGGTCGGCCGTGCGGTGTCCGTGTTCCGTTTCGCCGCCGAGGAGGCCCGCCGCTTCAACGGCGGAGAGGCCCAGCGCCTCGACACCGACGCCGGTGGCGTCGGCCGTCTCGCCCTGACCCGCCGCTTCGTCAAGGGCCCGGTCCTCGGCATCGCGCCGTTCAACTTCCCGCTGAACCTGTGCGCCCACAAGGTGGCCCCCGCCATCGCCGTCGGCGCGCCGATCATCCTGAAGCCGGCCCCGGCCACCCCGCTCTCCGGCCTGATCCTGGGCGAGCTGCTCGCCGAGACCGACCTCCCGGCCGGTTCCTGGTCGGTCCTGCCGGTCGCCAACGAAAAGATGCCGGCCCTGGTCAAGGACGAGCGCCTGCCCGTCATCTCCTTCACCGGCTCCGACAAGGTCGGCTACGCCATCCAGCAGTCGGTGCCCCACAAGCACTGCACCCTGGAGCTCGGCGGCAACGCCGCCGCCGTCGTCCTGGACGACTGGTCCTCCGAGGCCGACCTCGACTGGGCCGCGACCCGTATCGCGACCTTCTCGAACTACCAGGCCGGCCAGTCCTGCATCTCCGTGCAGCGCGTGATCGCCGACGCCTCCGTCTACGACCGCCTCGTCGAGAAGGTCGTCGAGAAGGTCCGGGCCCAGGTCACCGGCGACCCGTCCGACTCCGCCACCGACGTCGGCCCGCTCGTCTCCGAGGACGCCGCCAAGCGCGTCGAGTCCTGGGTCGACGAGGCCGTCTCAGCCGGGGCCAAGCTGCTCACCGGCGGCAAGCGCGAGGGTGCCTCGTACGAGCCGACCGTCATCGCCGACCTGCCCGCCGACACCACCCTCGCCGTCGAGGAGGTCTTCGGGCCGGTGCTGACGCTGACGAAGGTCGAGAACACCGACGAGGCCTTCGCCGCCGTCAACGACTCGAAGTTCGGCCTGCAGACCGGCGTCTTCACCCGGAACATCCAGACCGCGTTCCGCGCCCACCGCGAGCTGGAGGTCGGCGGCGTGATCGTCGGCGACGCGCCGTCCTACCGCGCCGACCAGATGCCGTACGGCGGCGTCAAGCAGTCGGGTGTCGGCCGTGAGGGTGTCCGCTACGCGATGGACGACTACACGTACGAGCGAGTCCTGGTCCTGACCGGCCTCGACATCTGA
- a CDS encoding PucR family transcriptional regulator, whose protein sequence is MPLTLASLVQHSALKLSVRAGEGRLDTPVRWAHVSELADPVPYMEGGELLLITAMKLDAEDPEEMRRYVRRLAAAGVVGIGFAVGVNYEAVPEALVEAARAEDLPLLEVPRRTPFLAISKAVSAALAADQYRAVTAGFEAQRELTRAALSADGPAELLAKLAAHVHGWAALYDTSGAVVAAAPEWAARRAARLTPDVERLRERPAPASAVVGGSEDRVELQSLGTGRRARGALAVGTGAPLGTAERYAVHSAVALLTLTTERSKSLHDAESRLGAAVLRMLLDGEPERARAVAGDLYGALLEAPFRLIVAEPALAGTAQPEGLALLADAVESAAARAGEALLVVPEEGRLVVLAADGGAAVQASVDHAEALEARRGREATGPEPDELVVGLSAAAAASGVAAAFKQAAQALAVARRRGRPMVEHEDLVAGSVLPLLADEAVRAFADGTLRALREHDKKGRGDLEVSLRAWLSRHGQWDAAASDLGVHRHTLRYRMRRVEEILGRSLDDPDVRMELWLALKATSPAA, encoded by the coding sequence ATGCCGCTCACGCTCGCCTCACTCGTCCAGCACTCGGCGCTCAAGCTCAGCGTCCGGGCGGGGGAGGGCCGTCTCGACACCCCCGTGCGCTGGGCCCACGTCAGCGAGCTCGCCGACCCCGTCCCCTACATGGAGGGCGGCGAGCTGCTCCTGATCACCGCGATGAAGCTGGACGCGGAGGATCCCGAGGAGATGCGCCGGTACGTACGCCGCCTGGCCGCGGCCGGGGTCGTCGGCATCGGCTTCGCCGTCGGCGTGAACTACGAGGCGGTCCCCGAGGCCCTGGTCGAGGCCGCGCGGGCCGAGGACCTGCCGCTGCTGGAGGTGCCCCGCAGGACCCCGTTCCTCGCGATCAGCAAGGCCGTCTCGGCGGCGCTGGCGGCGGACCAGTACCGCGCGGTGACCGCCGGCTTCGAGGCGCAGCGGGAGCTGACCCGGGCCGCCCTCTCCGCGGACGGGCCCGCCGAGCTGCTGGCGAAGCTGGCGGCGCACGTGCACGGCTGGGCGGCCTTGTACGACACCTCGGGCGCGGTGGTCGCGGCCGCCCCGGAATGGGCCGCGCGGCGGGCCGCCCGGCTCACCCCCGACGTGGAGCGGCTGCGCGAGCGGCCGGCGCCGGCGAGCGCCGTGGTGGGCGGCTCGGAGGACCGGGTCGAGCTCCAGTCGCTCGGGACGGGCCGGCGGGCCCGCGGCGCGCTCGCCGTCGGCACGGGGGCGCCGCTGGGCACGGCCGAGCGGTACGCGGTGCACTCGGCGGTGGCGCTGCTGACCCTGACCACCGAGCGGTCGAAGTCGCTGCACGACGCCGAGTCGCGGCTGGGCGCGGCCGTGCTGCGGATGCTCCTGGACGGGGAGCCCGAGCGCGCCCGTGCCGTGGCCGGGGACCTGTACGGGGCGCTGCTGGAGGCGCCGTTCCGGCTGATCGTGGCCGAGCCGGCGCTGGCGGGCACCGCACAGCCCGAGGGGCTGGCGCTGCTGGCCGACGCGGTGGAGTCGGCGGCCGCCCGGGCGGGGGAGGCGCTGCTGGTCGTACCGGAGGAGGGGCGGCTCGTGGTGCTGGCGGCCGACGGGGGCGCGGCGGTGCAGGCGTCGGTGGACCACGCGGAGGCGCTGGAGGCCCGGCGCGGGCGGGAGGCGACCGGTCCGGAGCCGGACGAGCTGGTGGTCGGGCTGTCGGCCGCCGCGGCGGCCTCGGGGGTGGCGGCGGCGTTCAAGCAGGCCGCCCAGGCGCTGGCCGTGGCCCGGCGGCGGGGGCGGCCCATGGTGGAGCACGAGGACCTGGTGGCGGGGTCGGTGCTTCCGCTGCTCGCGGACGAGGCGGTACGGGCCTTCGCGGACGGCACGCTGCGGGCGCTGCGCGAGCACGACAAGAAGGGGCGCGGGGACCTGGAGGTCTCGCTGCGGGCGTGGCTCTCGCGGCACGGGCAGTGGGACGCGGCGGCGTCCGACCTCGGGGTGCACCGGCACACGCTGCGCTACCGGATGCGCCGGGTCGAGGAGATCCTCGGACGCTCCCTCGACGATCCGGACGTCCGCATGGAGCTGTGGCTCGCCCTGAAGGCCACCTCGCCCGCCGCGTAG
- a CDS encoding ATP-binding protein, with the protein MDTDGTYGTDEKRPPRAGHVPRPAGPPPGLPPKPAHAPAGPGPSLADWLRTPRSSDGPGVWTYGHAPRAAEEPERTPTRQLISGALIALLAGLLLWSLLWNGYLGGFWLWPLYMFTPDSWAGTMPSVVASYIWYGLVVAALVVGFGRLGRWPELARRLLRSRAVQAVQAAVPARPEEGGPDDPAAWPQLRGAGLGEIADRLGAEAGSGRMNDVDYARITRAWESVRADPSRAVAFADSVRDKGAGACVHPSGARDLPVRAARHDLLARQVLLGTVEDSARNPYGRRGTRLALDPAVLGTSLLAVGPSGAGKTRQLVRPVVESLALQALAGQAAVIAVAPAGAQLGPDTAYDVVVRVGDPESVYDLDLYGGTTDADEAATLLAEAFVGDVPGIEVRRAATALAQLLGPFRTAYGRFPAVPELRELLDRVPGALDGLRTALEDAGQHVMLRELDARERQHGAHGDPGPALADRVALLDRPAFAGFFDTTGQGRPFSLRALEHPLRVRIDLPERGHADASRILARLLLAQFNASAAARADRSLFAFLAFDDASHTLTPQTVRGLQRLRSANAGVLLTLRTLDDVPEALRTPLLGAVGCRMAFSGVTTWDGKRFAEAWGTEWVETRDVTHRTVFADQPLTRAIHAFRKLVTGKAVTTDAVTVRQVERERWSASDLAHAVPPGHAVLSLTSVQGERAAPLLVRLSATG; encoded by the coding sequence ATGGACACCGACGGCACGTACGGCACGGACGAGAAGCGGCCGCCGCGCGCCGGGCACGTCCCGCGGCCCGCGGGCCCGCCGCCGGGCCTCCCGCCGAAGCCCGCCCACGCCCCGGCCGGCCCCGGCCCCTCGCTCGCCGACTGGCTGCGCACCCCGCGCAGCTCCGACGGCCCGGGCGTGTGGACGTACGGCCACGCACCGCGCGCGGCCGAGGAGCCCGAGCGGACCCCGACCCGCCAGCTGATCAGCGGCGCGCTGATCGCCCTGCTGGCCGGGCTGCTGCTGTGGTCCCTCCTCTGGAACGGCTACCTGGGCGGCTTCTGGCTCTGGCCGCTCTACATGTTCACGCCCGACTCCTGGGCCGGCACGATGCCCTCCGTGGTCGCCTCGTACATCTGGTACGGCCTGGTCGTCGCCGCCCTGGTCGTCGGCTTCGGGCGGCTCGGCCGCTGGCCGGAGCTGGCCCGCCGGCTGCTGCGCAGCCGCGCCGTCCAGGCCGTGCAGGCCGCCGTGCCGGCCCGTCCCGAGGAGGGCGGGCCCGACGATCCCGCCGCTTGGCCGCAGTTGCGGGGGGCCGGGCTCGGGGAGATCGCCGACCGGCTCGGTGCCGAGGCCGGGTCCGGCCGGATGAACGACGTGGACTACGCGCGGATCACGCGCGCCTGGGAGTCCGTACGGGCCGACCCCTCCCGGGCCGTGGCCTTCGCCGACTCCGTGCGCGACAAGGGCGCCGGCGCCTGCGTCCACCCCTCCGGCGCCCGCGATCTGCCCGTCCGGGCCGCGCGGCACGACCTGCTCGCCCGGCAGGTGCTGCTCGGCACCGTCGAGGACAGCGCCCGCAACCCGTACGGCCGGCGCGGCACCCGCCTCGCCCTCGACCCCGCCGTGCTGGGCACCTCGCTGCTCGCCGTCGGCCCCTCCGGCGCGGGCAAGACCCGGCAGCTGGTGCGGCCCGTCGTCGAATCGCTCGCCCTCCAGGCGCTGGCCGGGCAGGCCGCCGTCATCGCCGTCGCCCCGGCCGGCGCCCAGCTCGGCCCGGACACCGCGTACGACGTCGTGGTCCGGGTCGGCGACCCCGAATCCGTCTACGACCTCGACCTCTACGGCGGCACCACCGACGCCGACGAGGCGGCCACACTGCTCGCCGAGGCCTTCGTCGGCGACGTCCCCGGCATCGAGGTACGCCGGGCCGCGACGGCCCTCGCCCAGCTGCTCGGCCCGTTCCGCACGGCGTACGGGCGCTTCCCCGCCGTGCCCGAGCTGCGCGAACTGCTCGACCGGGTGCCCGGCGCCCTCGACGGGCTGCGCACCGCGCTCGAAGACGCCGGGCAGCACGTGATGCTCCGCGAACTCGACGCGCGCGAACGCCAGCACGGGGCCCACGGCGATCCCGGGCCGGCCCTCGCCGACCGGGTGGCGCTCCTGGACCGGCCCGCCTTCGCGGGCTTCTTCGACACCACCGGCCAGGGCAGGCCCTTCTCGCTGCGCGCCCTGGAGCACCCGCTGCGCGTCCGCATCGACCTGCCCGAGCGCGGCCACGCCGACGCTTCCCGGATCCTGGCCCGGCTGCTGCTCGCGCAGTTCAACGCCTCCGCCGCCGCCCGCGCCGACCGGTCCCTGTTCGCGTTCCTCGCCTTCGACGACGCCTCGCACACCCTGACCCCGCAGACCGTGCGGGGCCTCCAGCGGCTGCGCTCGGCCAACGCCGGCGTCCTGCTCACGCTGCGCACCCTGGACGACGTACCGGAGGCGCTGCGCACCCCGCTGCTCGGGGCGGTCGGCTGCCGGATGGCCTTCTCCGGGGTCACCACCTGGGACGGCAAGCGCTTCGCCGAGGCCTGGGGCACCGAATGGGTCGAGACGCGGGACGTCACCCACCGCACCGTCTTCGCCGACCAGCCGCTGACCCGGGCCATCCACGCCTTCCGCAAGCTGGTCACCGGCAAGGCCGTGACCACGGACGCGGTCACCGTGCGGCAGGTGGAGCGGGAGCGCTGGTCGGCCTCCGATCTGGCGCACGCCGTACCGCCCGGACACGCGGTGCTCTCGCTGACCTCGGTCCAGGGGGAGCGGGCGGCTCCGCTGCTGGTGAGGCTGAGCGCGACGGGCTGA
- the gabT gene encoding 4-aminobutyrate--2-oxoglutarate transaminase: MTAVPQERKIVTAIPGPKSQELQARRLQTVAGGVGSVLPVFTARAGGGIIEDVDGNRLIDFGSGIAVTSVGASAEAVVRRASAQLADFTHTCFMVTPYEGYVEVCEALAELTPGDHAKKSALFNSGAEAVENAVKIARAYTKRQAVVVFDHGYHGRTNLTMALTSKNMPYKNGFGPFAPEVYRVPVAYGYRWPTGAENCGPEAAAQAIDQITKQIGADNVAAIIIEPVLGEGGFIEPAKGFLPAIVKFANENGIVFVADEIQSGFCRTGQWFACEDEGIVPDLITTAKGIAGGLPLAAVTGRAEIMDAAHAGGLGGTYGGNPVACAGALGSIETMKELDLNAAAKKIESVMKTRLTAMQEKYDIIGDIRGRGAMIAIELVKDPVSKTPFPEAAGALAKACHAEGLLVLTCGTYGNVLRFLPPIVIGEDLLNEGLDLIEAAFAAIGTDV; encoded by the coding sequence ATGACCGCTGTCCCGCAGGAGCGCAAGATCGTCACCGCGATCCCCGGCCCCAAGTCGCAGGAGCTGCAGGCCCGCCGCCTGCAGACCGTGGCCGGTGGCGTGGGCTCCGTGCTGCCCGTCTTCACGGCCCGCGCGGGTGGCGGCATCATCGAGGACGTCGACGGCAACCGTCTGATCGACTTCGGTTCCGGCATCGCCGTGACCTCCGTCGGCGCCTCCGCCGAGGCCGTCGTGCGCCGCGCCTCCGCGCAGCTCGCCGACTTCACCCACACCTGCTTCATGGTCACGCCGTACGAGGGCTACGTCGAGGTCTGCGAGGCGCTCGCCGAGCTGACCCCGGGCGACCACGCGAAGAAGTCGGCGCTGTTCAACTCCGGCGCCGAGGCCGTCGAGAACGCCGTCAAGATCGCCCGTGCGTACACCAAGCGCCAGGCCGTCGTCGTCTTCGACCACGGCTACCACGGCCGTACGAACCTGACGATGGCGCTGACCTCGAAGAACATGCCGTACAAGAACGGCTTCGGCCCGTTCGCCCCCGAGGTCTACCGCGTCCCGGTCGCCTACGGCTACCGCTGGCCCACCGGCGCCGAGAACTGCGGCCCCGAGGCCGCCGCCCAGGCGATCGACCAGATCACCAAGCAGATCGGCGCCGACAACGTCGCCGCGATCATCATCGAGCCGGTCCTCGGCGAGGGCGGCTTCATCGAGCCGGCCAAGGGCTTCCTGCCGGCGATCGTGAAGTTCGCCAACGAGAACGGCATCGTCTTCGTCGCCGACGAGATCCAGTCCGGCTTCTGCCGCACCGGCCAGTGGTTCGCGTGCGAGGACGAGGGCATCGTCCCGGACCTGATCACCACCGCCAAGGGCATCGCGGGCGGTCTGCCGCTCGCCGCCGTGACGGGCCGCGCCGAGATCATGGACGCCGCGCACGCGGGCGGCCTCGGCGGCACCTACGGTGGCAACCCGGTGGCCTGCGCCGGTGCGCTGGGCTCGATCGAGACCATGAAGGAGCTCGACCTCAACGCCGCGGCGAAGAAGATCGAGTCCGTCATGAAGACCCGCCTGACGGCCATGCAGGAGAAGTACGACATCATCGGCGACATCCGCGGCCGCGGTGCGATGATCGCGATCGAGCTCGTCAAGGACCCGGTCTCCAAGACCCCGTTCCCGGAGGCGGCCGGCGCGCTCGCCAAGGCGTGCCACGCCGAGGGCCTGCTCGTCCTCACCTGCGGCACCTACGGCAACGTGCTCCGCTTCCTGCCGCCGATCGTCATCGGCGAGGACCTGCTGAACGAGGGCCTGGACCTCATCGAGGCGGCGTTCGCGGCCATCGGCACGGACGTCTGA
- a CDS encoding phosphatase PAP2 family protein: MSGPLLTPDERLSRALVRTVPDSVTERLSDLGNVPVAVPVLLLAMAYSVRRSRAWAPALTAGLAMALVPAVIVPLKEWTARPGPLEPWAAGYFPSGHTATSAVAYIGAALLVSPYVRRPWPMALALLLTAATATGLILRGWHWPVDVLASCFLCTLLLVPVAHTVRRAVRPPA; the protein is encoded by the coding sequence GTGTCGGGTCCGCTGCTCACGCCGGACGAGCGCCTCAGCCGCGCCCTGGTCCGCACGGTCCCCGACTCCGTCACCGAGCGCCTCTCCGACCTCGGCAACGTCCCGGTCGCCGTACCCGTCCTGCTCCTGGCGATGGCGTACTCCGTCCGGCGCTCGCGCGCCTGGGCCCCGGCCTTGACGGCCGGGCTGGCGATGGCGCTGGTCCCGGCCGTGATCGTGCCGCTGAAGGAGTGGACCGCCCGCCCGGGGCCCCTGGAGCCGTGGGCCGCCGGCTACTTCCCCTCGGGCCACACGGCGACGTCGGCCGTCGCCTACATCGGCGCGGCCCTGCTGGTCTCCCCGTACGTGCGCCGCCCGTGGCCGATGGCGCTCGCGCTCCTCCTGACGGCCGCCACCGCCACCGGCCTGATCCTGCGCGGCTGGCACTGGCCCGTTGACGTCCTGGCCAGCTGCTTCCTGTGCACCCTGCTGCTGGTCCCCGTCGCCCACACCGTCCGCCGCGCTGTCAGGCCCCCCGCCTAG
- a CDS encoding chitinase encodes MSLLTAAALAVAAFLAAGPPAAAADADLARNGGFEAGLDGWSCSAGSGAVVTTPVHGGSSALKATPAGQDNARCSQTVTVKPDATYTLAAWVQGPYVYLGAAGTGTTDVSTWTQTPGAWKHLSTTFRTGTATTSVTVYTHGWYGQGAHLTDDVTLVGPDPGGTGPGQPQPPAAPTGLTASGATASSLNLSWSAASGATSYTLYRGGAAPVSVSGTSTTVTGLTASTSYTFQVSAVNAAGESAKSAAVSASTTSGGGDPGQPGLPAHALVGYLHAGFANGSGYVRMADVPASWDVINLAFGEPTSVTSGDIRFSLCPVAECPNVESAAEFKAAVKAKQAAGKKVLISIGGQNGQVQLATTAARDTFVSSVSKIIDEYGLDGLDIDFEGHSLSLATGDTDFRAPTTPVITNLIAAVKTLKAKYGPGFVLTMAPETFFVQLGYQYYGSGPWGGQDPRAGAYLPVIHALRDDLTLLHVQDYNSGSIMGLDNQYHSMGGADFHIAMTDMLLTGFPVAGNMARVFPPLRPDQVAIGLPATTNAGNGHTPPAEVNKALDCLTKKTNCGTYQTHGTWPALRGLMTWSVNWDRFGAWEFSKNFDAYFGG; translated from the coding sequence ATGTCACTGCTTACCGCGGCCGCCCTCGCGGTGGCCGCCTTCCTCGCCGCGGGCCCGCCGGCCGCGGCGGCCGACGCCGACCTCGCCCGCAACGGCGGTTTCGAAGCCGGACTCGACGGCTGGAGCTGCTCGGCCGGGAGCGGCGCCGTCGTCACCACCCCCGTCCACGGCGGGAGTTCCGCCCTCAAGGCCACCCCGGCCGGCCAGGACAACGCCCGCTGCTCCCAGACCGTCACCGTCAAGCCCGACGCGACGTACACGCTCGCCGCCTGGGTACAGGGCCCGTACGTCTACCTCGGCGCGGCCGGGACCGGCACCACCGACGTGTCCACCTGGACGCAGACCCCGGGTGCCTGGAAGCACCTGAGCACGACCTTCCGTACCGGTACGGCCACCACCTCCGTGACGGTCTACACGCACGGCTGGTACGGCCAGGGCGCCCACCTCACGGACGACGTCACGCTCGTCGGCCCCGACCCGGGCGGTACCGGACCCGGACAGCCCCAGCCCCCGGCCGCCCCCACCGGCCTGACCGCGTCCGGAGCCACCGCGAGCAGCCTGAACCTCTCCTGGTCGGCCGCCTCCGGCGCCACCTCGTACACGCTCTACCGGGGCGGCGCCGCGCCCGTGAGCGTCAGCGGGACCTCGACGACGGTCACCGGGCTCACCGCGTCCACCTCGTACACCTTCCAGGTCAGCGCGGTGAACGCGGCCGGCGAGTCCGCGAAGAGCGCCGCCGTCTCCGCCTCCACGACGAGCGGCGGAGGCGACCCGGGCCAACCCGGCCTCCCCGCCCACGCCCTCGTCGGCTACCTCCACGCCGGCTTCGCCAACGGATCCGGCTACGTGCGGATGGCCGACGTCCCGGCCTCCTGGGACGTCATCAACCTCGCCTTCGGCGAACCGACCTCGGTGACCTCGGGGGACATCCGCTTCTCCCTCTGCCCGGTCGCCGAATGCCCGAACGTGGAGTCCGCCGCCGAGTTCAAGGCGGCCGTCAAGGCCAAGCAGGCGGCGGGCAAGAAGGTGCTGATCTCGATCGGCGGCCAGAACGGCCAGGTCCAGCTCGCCACCACGGCTGCCCGCGACACCTTCGTCTCCTCGGTCAGCAAGATCATCGACGAGTACGGGCTCGACGGACTCGACATCGACTTCGAGGGCCACTCGCTCTCCCTCGCCACCGGGGACACCGACTTCCGCGCCCCCACCACCCCGGTGATCACCAATTTGATCGCCGCCGTGAAGACGCTGAAGGCCAAGTACGGCCCGGGCTTCGTCCTGACCATGGCCCCGGAGACCTTCTTCGTCCAGCTGGGCTACCAGTACTACGGCTCCGGCCCCTGGGGCGGCCAGGACCCCCGCGCCGGCGCCTACCTCCCCGTCATCCACGCCCTGCGCGACGACCTCACCCTGCTCCACGTCCAGGACTACAACTCGGGCTCGATCATGGGCCTCGACAACCAGTACCACTCCATGGGCGGGGCCGACTTCCACATCGCCATGACCGACATGCTGCTCACCGGCTTCCCGGTCGCGGGCAACATGGCACGCGTCTTCCCGCCGCTGCGCCCCGACCAGGTGGCCATCGGCCTGCCGGCCACCACCAACGCGGGCAACGGACACACCCCGCCCGCCGAGGTGAACAAGGCGCTGGACTGCCTGACGAAGAAGACGAACTGCGGGACCTACCAGACCCACGGCACCTGGCCCGCCCTGCGCGGCCTGATGACCTGGTCGGTCAACTGGGACCGCTTCGGCGCCTGGGAGTTCTCGAAGAACTTCGACGCCTACTTCGGCGGCTAG